Proteins encoded together in one Bactrocera neohumeralis isolate Rockhampton chromosome 4, APGP_CSIRO_Bneo_wtdbg2-racon-allhic-juicebox.fasta_v2, whole genome shotgun sequence window:
- the LOC126757429 gene encoding apolipoprotein D-like, whose product MQKTILAIVALALFGIAQAQVQFSGACPCNVQVQPDFDVAAYLGSWYEYAKYPVYFEANGKCVKAEYTLKDNGQVGVVNSMIEATTDQTSDIVGYAVVVENAKLLVTFPVSPAYNVSSNYWVLSTDYTNYSVVYSCQPTQDDSHSLVVWILTREQNPSAELIAKAKDVLTSNGVSLSPLVVTDQSGCQAAAADGDGCA is encoded by the exons ATGCAAAA aACTATTCTAGCAATCGTAGCCTTGGCGCTCTTCGGCATCGCTCAAGCACAAGTGCAATTTAGCGGTGCTTGTCCCTGCAATGTGCAGGTACAACCAGATTTCGATGTGGCTGCG TACTTGGGCTCCTGGTATGAATATGCCAAATATCCTGTATACTTCGAGGCTAACGGTAAATGTGTAAAGGCTGAATATACGCTCAAGGACAATGGTCAAGTGGGTGTGGTGAACAGCATGATCGAGGCAAC CACCGACCAAACCTCTGACATTGTTGGCTATGCTGTGGTGGTCGAGAATGCTAAGTTGCTAGTTACCTTCCCGGTTAGTCCTGCCTACAATGTATCAAGCAATTATTGGGTTTTGTCCACCGATTACACCAATTACAGCGTTGTTTACTCTTGTCAACCGACACAAGACGACTCACATAGCC TTGTTGTTTGGATCTTGACCCGTGAGCAAAACCCATCTGCCGAACTTATCGCGAAAGCTAAAGATGTCCTGACTTCCAACGGTGTTTCCCTTAGCCCATTGGTTGTCACCGACCAAAGCGGATGTCAAGCTGCTGCAGCCGATGGTGACGGTTGCGCGTAA